In one Lolium rigidum isolate FL_2022 chromosome 3, APGP_CSIRO_Lrig_0.1, whole genome shotgun sequence genomic region, the following are encoded:
- the LOC124698288 gene encoding uncharacterized protein LOC124698288 has protein sequence MKGAKTTDNLFFAEVTHMPGEDGKLVVSCICRVDTFDNGQCYGCGSNMKHPNADAYNGGHSKDFKFFHIGDGCRGPNIDTAKTMDDWKAEEARVRRLFEGLDDPSVVARLMEPPKFEFGANMATDDEVDCFMESIMGPYNGSTEIIDASTAERFRAQLK, from the exons ATGAAAGGAGCAAAGACAACTGACAATCTATTCTTTGCGGAAGTCACACATATGCCAGGAGAAGACGGAAAATTGGTAGTCAGCTGTATCTGCAGGGTTGATACTTTTGATAATG GTCAATGCTACGGTTGTGGAAGTAATATGAAGCACCCAAATGCTGATGCATACAACGGTGGTCACTCTAAGGATTTTAAGTTTTTTCACATTGGTGACGGATGTCGTGGACCTAATATCGACACCGCGAAGACTATGGATGAT TGGAAAGCTGAGGAGGCAAGGGTAAGAAGATTGTTCGAG GGCCTTGATGATCCAAGTGTTGTGGCGAGACTCATGGAACCACCTAAGTTTGAGTTTGGAGCAAACATGGCCACTGATGACGAAGTAGATTGTTTCATGGAGTCGATCATGGGGCCATACAATGGCAGCACTGAAATCATAGATGCTAGTACTGCAGAAAGATTTAGAGCGCAACTAAAGTAG
- the LOC124702394 gene encoding eukaryotic translation initiation factor 2 subunit beta has translation MADEEHMERKEEATEIAPFDPTKKKKKKKVVIQDPADEVDKLAEKTESLAVAESGEPSFAGLKKKKKKQVELDPSLVEAADGEDTLDDQIGEDEQGEGIVLGGVTQYPWEGTDRDYKYDELLGRVFNILRENNPDLAGDRRRTVMRPPQVLREGTKKTVFVNFMDLCKTMHRQPEHVMMFLLAEMGTSGSLDGQQRLVIKGRFAPKNFEAILRRYINEYVICNGCKSPDTILSKENRLFFLRCEQCGSSRSVAPIKAGFVAQVGRRKAGT, from the exons ATGGCGGACGAAGAGCATATGGAGAGGAAGGAGGAGGCCACCGAG ATCGCCCCTTTCGATccaaccaagaagaagaagaagaagaaggttgtGATCCAAGATCCAGCTGACGAGGTTGATAAGTTGGCAGAGAAGACAGAAAGCTTGGCAG TCGCTGAGTCTGGCGAGCCAAGCTTCGCAGGattgaaaaagaagaagaagaaacag GTGGAACTTGACCCATCGCTTGTTGAGGCTGCTGATGGTGAAGACACTCTTG ATGATCAAattggagaggatgaacaaggagaAGGGATTGTGTTGGGTGGAGTGACCCAATACCCGTGGGAAGGGACTGATAGAGATTACAAGTATGACGAG CTGCTTGGCAGAGTCTTCAATATCCTGCGTGAGAATAATCcagatcttgctggtgatagacgAAGAACAGTTATGAGGCCCCCTCAAGTTCTTAGAGAAGGCACAAAGAAGACAGTTTTTGTGAACTTCATGGACTTGTGCAAAAC AATGCATAGGCAACCTGAGCATGTGATGATGTTTTTACTTGCTGAGATGGGAACAAGTGGATCCCTTGATGGGCAACAGAGGTTGGTTATCAAAGGAAGATTTGCCCCGAAGAACTTTGAAGCAATACTGAGGAGATATATCA ATGAATATGTCATATGCAATGGATGCAAGAGTCCAGATACTATCCTTTCCAAGGAGAATCGGTTGTTCTTCCTACGTTGTGAACAG